A window of the Acidithiobacillus thiooxidans ATCC 19377 genome harbors these coding sequences:
- a CDS encoding tyrosine-type recombinase/integrase gives MTAGNLSFREFRALSPIEKAKTAVSVDISQNGTSVVVSRFGDDIWDFYPLIPQDNLSASVKRILWDVVLPDGKRLTDAEFASLLMASKEFIWSLYAEPVEGEKRPSLLTIIHKHAYLRHLLYWMTKNNVRSFSELTGRTIEYCNYLKHKKNKPLKPGTLLMYLGVVENLYKQRDKLNDAIRTHPWPLETTYSLSGILQSSKNYRIPSTEFIPDGFATLIAQKAIDYVVNKSDYILKIEEFFDPYGKISPSDQLESLTANISEPYIISTKTILNKEKILLRTACYIIIAMFSEIRDSEIKSLETDCVIHRPSKDGLVDTIWIKGMIYKTGLRQKLWQVPPIVETAIDVLTRLSEPLRYIFEEEEKYIKDQPIENHEIINIEHNKRINTIKKQKNKLFIALNRKYGKSISVINGSTINHNIQHFCEQLLSSGSSESPFHLHPHQFRRTYARFIARSELGDLLALREHFGHWSLDMTTYYADGGADEYESDIELMAMVTQEKQTRQSEIMTGLLDSEAPLAKGGEWLKAWRSSVRTAENKEKLIAEYSGSITLNGTGHSWCVGNARGTGCGGLCIFEAQMCVDCHYGIIGPEHRPVWEGIRDQQKEALALDDMGESGRARAQLILDKAETVLRRLEASKDQ, from the coding sequence ATGACAGCAGGAAATTTATCGTTTCGTGAATTTCGCGCTTTGAGTCCGATTGAAAAGGCGAAAACCGCTGTTTCAGTAGATATCTCGCAAAATGGAACTTCAGTAGTAGTCAGCCGCTTTGGCGATGATATATGGGATTTTTATCCATTGATTCCACAAGATAATTTAAGTGCATCCGTAAAGAGAATTTTATGGGATGTAGTCTTGCCGGATGGGAAAAGGTTGACTGATGCTGAATTTGCATCACTACTAATGGCTTCCAAGGAGTTTATATGGTCACTCTATGCTGAACCGGTAGAAGGGGAAAAGCGTCCTTCATTGCTTACAATAATTCACAAACACGCTTATTTAAGACATTTGTTGTACTGGATGACGAAAAATAATGTTCGTTCATTCTCAGAGTTGACTGGTCGCACCATTGAATACTGTAATTATCTGAAGCACAAAAAAAATAAACCACTGAAGCCGGGAACTCTACTAATGTATTTGGGTGTTGTTGAAAATTTATATAAACAAAGAGATAAACTGAATGATGCGATAAGAACTCATCCATGGCCATTGGAAACGACTTATTCTTTATCCGGTATACTTCAATCATCAAAAAACTACCGAATACCTTCGACAGAGTTCATTCCCGACGGTTTTGCCACTCTAATTGCTCAAAAAGCGATTGATTATGTTGTCAATAAATCCGATTATATATTGAAAATAGAAGAATTCTTTGATCCTTACGGGAAAATCAGTCCGTCAGACCAGTTGGAGTCATTAACAGCAAATATATCCGAGCCATACATTATAAGCACTAAAACCATTCTCAATAAAGAAAAAATATTATTGCGCACTGCTTGTTATATCATCATTGCAATGTTTTCAGAAATACGCGATTCTGAAATAAAATCTCTTGAAACTGATTGTGTGATTCATAGACCAAGCAAAGATGGGCTAGTAGATACGATCTGGATAAAAGGGATGATTTATAAAACTGGTCTGCGTCAAAAGTTATGGCAGGTACCTCCTATTGTAGAAACAGCAATTGATGTTTTGACTCGTTTATCGGAGCCATTGCGGTACATATTCGAAGAGGAAGAGAAATATATAAAAGATCAACCAATTGAAAACCATGAAATAATAAATATCGAACACAACAAAAGAATTAATACTATAAAAAAACAAAAAAATAAGCTATTTATTGCTTTGAATAGGAAATATGGTAAATCCATATCCGTAATAAATGGTTCAACCATAAATCATAATATACAGCATTTCTGTGAGCAATTATTGAGTTCGGGTAGCTCTGAGAGCCCATTTCATCTACATCCTCATCAGTTTCGACGAACGTATGCGCGATTCATCGCCCGCTCGGAATTGGGCGATTTACTGGCACTGCGCGAACATTTCGGTCATTGGAGCCTGGATATGACCACTTATTATGCGGATGGGGGTGCAGATGAGTATGAATCGGACATCGAATTGATGGCCATGGTCACCCAGGAAAAGCAAACCCGGCAATCCGAGATTATGACTGGGTTGCTGGATTCAGAGGCCCCTTTGGCCAAGGGGGGCGAATGGCTGAAAGCCTGGCGGTCCTCAGTCCGTACGGCGGAAAACAAAGAAAAGCTGATTGCGGAGTATTCAGGATCCATTACCCTGAATGGAACCGGTCATTCCTGGTGCGTAGGGAATGCCCGGGGAACGGGATGTGGCGGCTTGTGCATTTTCGAAGCGCAAATGTGTGTGGATTGCCATTATGGCATTATTGGCCCTGAACATCGGCCCGTCTGGGAGGGTATTCGTGACCAGCAAAAGGAGGCGTTGGCTCTGGACGATATGGGAGAATCGGGTCGCGCCCGGGCGCAACTGATCCTGGACAAAGCCGAAACCGTTCTACGCAGACTGGAAGCATCAAAGGACCAATAA
- a CDS encoding tyrosine-type recombinase/integrase, which translates to MKLFFTDSTCSIEGVERPNIPFLCDAQMELVSPPNQYLRYIATVRGRTRSEKTWQTYGSNLLEYFAFLEANGLDWNAVSQGQIAAWRDAMLERGCARSTVNQRLRSVHAFYDWSVKSGTATAVPFSKQDIWVAKPRGFLAHVDAKGGRLEVNALTLKTYDRRPQFLLLEKAIHFLEETHPRRLQLMGYLMLLTGMRREEVTALDYRVVPNPAGRDPGKQIPMVLDASMTPTKGNKTRTVMLPYDLAVALHEYFTFVWPKLLALHRKKYKTETTRFFLSRTGDPLSIKGVNNAFAKVSLKTGIPCHPHLLRHTYGTYELLRMLRTKGESQALLWVKDRMGHSSITTTEQYIHAADLIQQDDIDGYIADVCRSLSHGH; encoded by the coding sequence ATGAAACTTTTCTTTACCGATTCTACATGTAGCATTGAGGGCGTTGAGCGCCCCAATATTCCTTTTCTGTGCGATGCCCAGATGGAGTTGGTGAGTCCACCCAATCAGTATCTGCGCTACATAGCTACAGTCAGAGGCAGAACGCGGTCGGAGAAAACCTGGCAAACTTACGGGTCGAACCTGCTGGAATATTTTGCCTTTCTGGAAGCAAACGGACTGGACTGGAACGCTGTCAGCCAGGGACAAATTGCCGCATGGCGGGATGCCATGCTGGAGAGGGGGTGTGCACGGAGCACGGTCAATCAAAGATTGCGGAGTGTGCATGCTTTTTATGACTGGTCCGTTAAATCGGGAACGGCCACTGCAGTACCCTTTTCCAAGCAGGATATTTGGGTGGCCAAGCCGCGAGGATTTCTGGCCCATGTGGACGCTAAAGGAGGCCGTCTTGAGGTGAACGCGCTAACCCTCAAGACCTACGATCGTAGACCCCAATTTCTATTATTGGAAAAGGCTATCCATTTTCTGGAAGAGACCCACCCACGACGACTGCAATTGATGGGCTATCTCATGTTGTTGACGGGGATGAGACGGGAAGAAGTCACCGCCCTGGACTATCGGGTAGTCCCCAATCCCGCAGGGCGGGATCCAGGAAAACAGATCCCGATGGTCCTGGATGCGAGCATGACACCCACGAAAGGCAACAAAACGCGAACTGTGATGTTGCCTTATGATCTCGCAGTCGCCCTCCATGAATATTTTACATTCGTATGGCCCAAGCTGTTGGCCCTTCATAGAAAAAAATACAAAACTGAAACCACGCGTTTTTTTCTATCAAGAACAGGGGATCCGCTCTCCATCAAGGGCGTCAATAATGCTTTTGCCAAAGTCAGCCTGAAAACAGGTATTCCCTGTCATCCACATCTCCTGCGGCATACCTATGGGACCTATGAACTTTTGCGCATGCTCCGAACCAAGGGAGAAAGTCAGGCATTACTTTGGGTCAAGGATCGTATGGGGCACAGTTCCATTACCACAACTGAACAATACATCCATGCTGCCGACCTGATTCAGCAAGATGATATTGACGGTTACATAGCCGATGTCTGCAGGTCGCTGAGCCATGGCCATTAG
- a CDS encoding ParA family protein, whose translation MKAITVMNRKGGVGKTTIALHLAACAAEMGLKTLLVDMDSQCNATTIVTRKVRKSSDLDIAVTDLWDEDSEMEFRKYDDFNFFILPGSEHAVAVPGQGTVNPEGMREARMAMDRLREFSFDLIVFDVPPAPGVLQLAPMLLGGVLVIPVIPDTLAVQGMVGAIRDRQMVLNSGVPLDMTILINKYKMTSANQSRMIEMLRKTVHKDSVLPEVFTDRVLAPDALREGKAVWQYAPRDPGASVWRRVCVRIVENLLNKEVEGGEDQEG comes from the coding sequence GTGAAAGCGATTACCGTGATGAATCGGAAGGGCGGGGTGGGGAAAACCACCATTGCCCTACATTTGGCCGCGTGTGCTGCTGAAATGGGACTAAAAACACTCCTAGTGGACATGGATAGTCAATGCAATGCTACGACTATAGTAACCAGAAAAGTACGCAAATCATCTGACCTGGATATTGCGGTGACCGATCTTTGGGATGAAGATTCCGAGATGGAATTCAGGAAATATGACGACTTTAATTTTTTTATTCTGCCGGGTAGTGAACATGCAGTGGCTGTTCCTGGACAGGGAACAGTGAATCCTGAAGGTATGCGGGAAGCCCGCATGGCGATGGATCGGTTGCGTGAGTTCTCATTTGATCTGATTGTTTTCGATGTGCCCCCCGCACCCGGGGTGCTACAACTGGCCCCCATGTTGTTGGGCGGGGTACTGGTCATACCGGTGATACCGGATACCCTGGCGGTTCAGGGGATGGTCGGTGCTATTCGTGATCGTCAAATGGTCCTGAATTCCGGTGTGCCACTGGATATGACCATCTTGATCAATAAATACAAGATGACAAGTGCCAACCAGTCACGCATGATCGAAATGTTACGAAAAACTGTTCATAAAGACAGTGTGTTGCCCGAGGTCTTTACGGATCGGGTGTTGGCACCCGATGCGCTGCGCGAAGGTAAGGCGGTGTGGCAATATGCACCCAGAGACCCTGGCGCGAGTGTTTGGCGCAGAGTTTGTGTCAGAATAGTCGAAAATTTGCTGAATAAGGAGGTTGAAGGTGGCGAAGATCAAGAAGGATGA
- a CDS encoding S26 family signal peptidase, whose amino-acid sequence MFSLRRVEWIYWSLVGFIVLVGVGMLFGHFERLVVTDSTCQPVGFYQLLGTPLPLHDGELVEVEIPGPQDHPAVAEGLKYHWFPKGEPWIKNVVALPGQTVVLKRQGVRVDGRLLPNSHVDRWTPGHHHRILHYPFGTYHLKQGQVWLYASGNYAFDSSYYGPVSENNILEKVRPWWVIPGSQFWLKKGD is encoded by the coding sequence ATGTTCTCTTTGCGTAGAGTCGAATGGATATACTGGTCGCTGGTAGGATTCATCGTTCTGGTTGGCGTGGGCATGCTTTTCGGGCACTTTGAAAGGTTGGTGGTTACTGATTCCACTTGCCAGCCGGTTGGGTTTTATCAGTTGCTTGGGACCCCTTTACCACTTCACGATGGGGAACTGGTAGAAGTCGAAATCCCGGGTCCGCAGGATCATCCAGCGGTCGCAGAGGGATTGAAGTATCATTGGTTTCCGAAAGGCGAGCCCTGGATCAAGAATGTGGTGGCTTTGCCCGGCCAGACGGTGGTTCTCAAACGGCAGGGTGTCCGGGTAGATGGCCGGTTATTGCCGAATAGTCATGTCGATAGATGGACACCCGGGCATCATCATCGGATTCTGCACTATCCATTTGGTACTTATCATCTGAAACAGGGACAGGTTTGGCTCTATGCCTCTGGTAATTATGCCTTCGATTCGAGTTATTACGGACCGGTTTCGGAAAACAATATCCTGGAAAAGGTGCGTCCGTGGTGGGTGATTCCTGGAAGCCAATTCTGGCTGAAAAAAGGGGATTAA
- a CDS encoding carboxymuconolactone decarboxylase family protein, with amino-acid sequence MADNHDEVIEHYNRFHAAVYGPVGALDRKTRHLICLGAALGANCEFCTKYALGVLRELQASDAEIDEAISVAMTVGASNARLLAKKVRAENP; translated from the coding sequence ATGGCCGACAATCATGATGAAGTCATCGAACACTACAACCGCTTTCATGCGGCCGTCTATGGCCCGGTGGGCGCACTGGACCGCAAGACGCGTCATCTCATCTGTCTCGGGGCAGCGCTGGGGGCAAACTGTGAATTCTGCACGAAATATGCCCTTGGCGTGCTACGGGAACTCCAGGCGAGTGATGCGGAGATCGATGAGGCGATTAGCGTTGCCATGACCGTGGGCGCGAGCAACGCGAGGCTGCTGGCCAAGAAAGTTCGGGCTGAAAACCCATAG
- a CDS encoding ArsR/SmtB family transcription factor — protein MIFREPDQPQVIPALKVLGEANRLRILCELGLECRPVTDVITATGMGQSNVSFHLRVLREAGFVRAERRGPFIYYCLADPELLHILHDLKQWLDTRQARVAGMDHQLSRPTRHPSAGARTKRG, from the coding sequence ATGATTTTCCGCGAACCTGATCAGCCACAAGTCATTCCGGCACTCAAGGTGCTCGGAGAAGCAAACCGTCTACGCATCCTGTGCGAACTGGGTCTTGAGTGCCGTCCGGTGACAGACGTCATCACGGCAACGGGCATGGGACAAAGTAACGTCTCCTTCCACTTGCGCGTGTTGCGTGAGGCGGGATTCGTTCGCGCCGAGCGGCGCGGACCGTTCATCTATTACTGCCTCGCAGACCCCGAATTGCTGCACATCCTGCACGACCTCAAACAATGGTTGGACACGCGCCAGGCACGGGTCGCTGGCATGGACCATCAGCTCAGCCGACCGACCAGGCACCCTTCGGCAGGTGCAAGAACCAAGAGAGGATAG
- a CDS encoding class I SAM-dependent methyltransferase: MIQERLFPATGMPDRNWWQALWPDPDGVIKALGIKPGMTVVDLGCGYGYFTAAMARQVGAGHVIGFDLDPEMLDQAQLACEGMTNCEWLLGDAMELSRLAGATADYVLIANTFHGAPDKTALAREVAAALKPNGRLAIVNWYPLPREETTVLDQPRGPSTQMRMSPEQTCSVVEPAGFTLETLVELPPYHYGAVFVRAN; the protein is encoded by the coding sequence ATGATTCAGGAGCGCTTGTTTCCGGCCACAGGGATGCCCGACAGAAACTGGTGGCAAGCCTTATGGCCTGACCCCGACGGTGTAATCAAAGCACTGGGTATCAAGCCCGGAATGACAGTAGTCGACCTGGGTTGCGGATATGGTTATTTCACTGCCGCCATGGCCCGGCAGGTTGGGGCGGGACATGTCATAGGTTTCGACCTTGACCCGGAGATGCTGGATCAGGCGCAATTGGCTTGCGAGGGAATGACAAATTGTGAATGGTTGCTCGGAGACGCTATGGAACTGAGCCGCCTGGCGGGCGCAACAGCCGACTATGTCCTGATTGCGAACACCTTCCACGGCGCCCCGGACAAGACGGCGTTAGCTCGGGAAGTTGCTGCGGCTTTGAAGCCCAACGGTCGTTTGGCCATCGTCAATTGGTATCCCCTGCCGCGCGAAGAGACGACTGTATTAGACCAACCGCGAGGGCCGAGTACCCAAATGCGCATGTCCCCGGAACAAACCTGCTCGGTGGTCGAACCGGCCGGCTTTACGCTGGAAACCCTGGTCGAGTTGCCTCCTTATCATTATGGGGCAGTCTTCGTCCGTGCAAACTGA
- a CDS encoding SHOCT domain-containing protein, with amino-acid sequence MRDREESAKAILDRRYARGEISQEEYQRMKKELEL; translated from the coding sequence ATGCGTGACAGAGAGGAAAGCGCGAAAGCGATTCTCGACCGGCGTTACGCTCGTGGGGAGATTAGCCAAGAGGAATATCAGCGAATGAAAAAGGAACTTGAATTATGA
- a CDS encoding DUF2282 domain-containing protein has translation MSIGGITPGSAKTNGNPDAWLAVPKGVCLKIVGGSLTPGKTPTKTPAKK, from the coding sequence ATGTCCATAGGCGGTATTACTCCCGGATCCGCAAAAACCAATGGCAATCCCGATGCCTGGCTGGCCGTACCGAAAGGGGTTTGCCTGAAAATCGTGGGTGGCAGCCTGACCCCCGGAAAGACCCCCACTAAAACCCCTGCTAAGAAATAA
- a CDS encoding glycine cleavage system protein H — protein sequence MSEHNGCELPEDLFYDLDYVWVRPEEDGTLTIGVTDPAQTMSGRLQKARIKKVGTHLEAGRHVATLESGKWAGGVPVPFAGEVIARNEQLLEDPHLINIDPYKDAWIARIKPDDPQHALDNVKTGSEAIEALEAWIKRYGVQCMRCSE from the coding sequence ATGAGCGAACATAATGGTTGTGAACTACCTGAAGACCTGTTTTATGATCTCGATTATGTCTGGGTGCGTCCGGAAGAGGACGGTACGCTGACGATTGGCGTCACAGACCCTGCACAGACCATGTCGGGCCGCCTGCAAAAAGCCCGTATTAAAAAAGTCGGAACACATCTGGAGGCCGGACGGCATGTGGCTACGCTGGAAAGTGGCAAATGGGCGGGCGGCGTACCCGTGCCCTTTGCCGGTGAAGTCATTGCCCGCAATGAGCAATTGTTGGAAGACCCACACCTGATCAATATTGATCCTTACAAAGACGCCTGGATTGCCCGCATCAAACCGGATGATCCCCAACATGCCCTGGACAACGTCAAAACCGGTAGTGAAGCTATTGAAGCACTGGAGGCCTGGATCAAACGGTATGGGGTGCAGTGTATGCGCTGTTCGGAATGA
- a CDS encoding site-specific integrase — protein MSLTEKDGELIDLPPGWAFTIQCPHMGEVHLDFNRYRTNGREELAEQIRDVFWMLRHSLSAKSIQTYENIGLRRFWLFLDDYEQNYITNFNQIDRQVVDDFLVWLGHKISTKGKNKGNNFPINSQQKTFYLVKNILLNCKKLNFNVANKKLTFPANPFPNSNRSALHRKPYSQNEQKQIINALNADLKIIHSEDAKKISDSQIIAVHLLILGLATGRNLSCLLDLRDNSIRSHPMDGRDILITKKRRGYTSLATSLSKKHEKKEQKNMDTIPSNISEHFNFFRNWSRSTYGDAPEGLQGYLFLWRIARDERKGLLVKLQDSTAGRFVITFSKRHRLLDDEGKLLKLNISRLRPTMATDLYRRTRDVRRVQMALGHAQADTTLRYYVTQPLESERDYAFIINSMVSQFSKTEVEGKVMLAADGSVPLENIKNLMSGGYNTGIARCQNPFRENESVCKKFLTCFRCPNMCVFEDDLWRLLSFYYRLLAERSKINPNHWAKTYAPIIRRIDIDILPNFSSSVVALAKEKAQKDPHPTWRSA, from the coding sequence GTGTCCCTGACAGAAAAGGACGGCGAGCTGATTGATCTGCCACCCGGTTGGGCTTTCACAATCCAGTGTCCCCATATGGGCGAAGTCCATCTGGATTTTAACCGTTATCGGACGAATGGGAGGGAAGAGCTTGCTGAACAAATACGGGATGTTTTCTGGATGTTGCGCCATTCCTTGTCTGCAAAAAGCATTCAGACATATGAAAATATTGGCTTAAGACGCTTTTGGCTTTTTTTAGATGATTACGAACAAAATTACATTACAAATTTTAACCAAATTGATCGCCAGGTCGTTGATGATTTCTTGGTATGGTTGGGTCATAAAATATCTACAAAGGGAAAGAACAAAGGAAATAATTTTCCTATAAATTCCCAACAAAAAACATTTTATCTTGTTAAAAATATATTACTTAACTGCAAGAAATTAAATTTTAATGTCGCGAATAAGAAGTTAACATTTCCTGCAAATCCTTTTCCAAATTCTAATCGTAGTGCATTGCACCGTAAACCCTATTCACAAAATGAACAAAAACAGATTATCAATGCACTTAATGCAGATCTAAAAATAATCCATAGTGAAGACGCTAAAAAAATATCAGATTCCCAAATAATAGCCGTCCACTTGCTGATATTAGGTCTTGCAACTGGAAGAAACCTTAGCTGTTTATTAGATTTACGGGACAATAGCATACGATCACATCCAATGGATGGTCGTGACATCCTGATAACAAAAAAACGTCGAGGTTATACATCATTGGCAACATCTCTGAGTAAAAAGCATGAGAAAAAAGAACAAAAAAATATGGATACAATTCCTTCAAATATTAGTGAGCACTTCAACTTCTTTCGAAATTGGAGCAGATCCACCTATGGCGATGCTCCAGAAGGATTACAGGGATATTTATTCCTTTGGCGTATAGCACGTGACGAAAGAAAAGGCTTGCTTGTTAAGCTGCAAGATTCAACCGCAGGGAGATTCGTAATAACTTTTTCAAAGCGACACCGACTTCTGGACGACGAAGGAAAATTGCTGAAACTCAATATATCACGGCTGCGACCCACAATGGCCACCGATTTATACCGACGTACACGAGACGTACGTCGTGTGCAGATGGCGCTAGGGCATGCGCAGGCCGATACCACGCTTCGATACTACGTCACACAACCCTTAGAATCAGAAAGAGATTATGCTTTTATAATTAATAGCATGGTGAGTCAGTTCTCAAAGACGGAGGTAGAGGGTAAAGTCATGTTGGCAGCAGATGGTTCCGTGCCACTGGAGAATATAAAAAATCTAATGAGTGGTGGATACAATACAGGGATAGCGCGGTGTCAAAATCCGTTTCGCGAAAACGAATCGGTGTGCAAGAAGTTTCTCACTTGTTTTCGTTGCCCCAATATGTGTGTTTTTGAGGATGATCTTTGGCGACTATTAAGCTTTTACTATAGGCTTTTAGCTGAACGTAGCAAAATCAACCCCAACCATTGGGCCAAAACCTATGCGCCCATTATTCGACGCATAGATATAGATATTCTTCCAAACTTCTCCAGTTCTGTCGTCGCCTTAGCGAAGGAAAAAGCCCAAAAAGATCCACACCCTACCTGGCGGAGCGCTTAG
- a CDS encoding ParB/RepB/Spo0J family partition protein, whose protein sequence is MAKIKKDDVMESLAFALQEDAEGQNGSGTSSAGKKSGGRNLSENLPSGLFLKLDEITPDPNQPRRLSDEADEDLELLAESILRHGVIQPITVRRLDGGFQIVTGERRWRASRHALSTGKKCERPGYDLSRIPAVLVEPQSDVDRLEMQMVENLARADMSPLDTAYALQSLIETQKVSQEELGRRLGRSRTWVNQMLSKVHPDARALIEHLEIDVNAVGQNELVRLMGWWRDTEGKRAIFVDLKERVSAGIELKRTVIDEAEEIWTLRNGLGLQDRSDLSMEQLREAQDWVSSNDAAKRLAFQNLKSGMSSEQALRAAYQDETTAPEVSSPLDSEGEEVLPTPDPDEGAADHYLDEDEEESEPEFSGTLSAVAADAVSVARQPSGRVPKPTAGTETHGMEWEAANASGVSSAARALAETGDVMPEMTVSLSHGLLSRLFQKAGRHYHPLQDDVADVLEVLEVVAEEG, encoded by the coding sequence GTGGCGAAGATCAAGAAGGATGATGTGATGGAGTCTTTGGCATTTGCGCTTCAGGAAGACGCTGAAGGGCAAAATGGATCTGGAACATCTTCTGCCGGAAAGAAAAGCGGAGGACGGAATCTGTCTGAAAACCTGCCTTCTGGCCTGTTTTTGAAGTTGGATGAAATTACGCCCGATCCCAATCAACCCCGTCGTTTATCCGATGAAGCAGACGAAGATTTGGAACTGCTGGCGGAAAGCATTTTGCGTCATGGTGTGATTCAACCCATTACGGTCAGGCGACTGGATGGTGGATTCCAGATTGTGACTGGCGAGAGACGCTGGCGGGCATCCCGGCATGCGCTCTCTACTGGGAAGAAATGCGAACGTCCTGGCTACGATTTGAGCCGTATCCCTGCTGTTCTGGTAGAACCTCAGTCCGATGTAGATCGACTGGAAATGCAGATGGTCGAGAATCTGGCGCGGGCTGATATGAGCCCGCTGGATACCGCTTATGCACTTCAATCATTGATTGAGACCCAAAAGGTCAGCCAGGAAGAGTTGGGTCGCCGTCTGGGACGTTCGCGGACCTGGGTGAACCAGATGTTGAGCAAAGTGCATCCCGATGCCCGGGCATTGATCGAGCACCTGGAAATAGATGTGAATGCCGTTGGTCAGAATGAGCTCGTTCGGCTCATGGGCTGGTGGCGCGATACCGAGGGTAAGCGCGCGATTTTCGTGGATCTGAAAGAGCGCGTCAGCGCAGGCATTGAACTGAAGCGCACGGTCATTGATGAAGCAGAAGAAATCTGGACGCTACGCAATGGTTTAGGTTTGCAGGATCGATCAGATTTGAGCATGGAACAATTGCGCGAAGCGCAGGATTGGGTATCGTCCAATGATGCGGCCAAGCGCCTGGCATTCCAGAATCTGAAGTCGGGCATGTCTTCAGAGCAGGCACTACGGGCTGCTTACCAAGACGAAACAACGGCCCCAGAAGTGTCGAGTCCTCTTGATTCAGAGGGTGAGGAAGTATTGCCTACGCCGGATCCGGATGAGGGTGCGGCAGATCATTATCTGGATGAGGATGAAGAAGAGAGTGAGCCCGAATTTTCCGGCACATTGTCTGCAGTGGCTGCCGATGCGGTCTCTGTCGCACGTCAGCCTTCTGGGCGGGTGCCGAAGCCCACAGCCGGCACCGAAACGCATGGAATGGAATGGGAAGCTGCCAATGCGTCGGGGGTGTCCAGCGCGGCCAGGGCGCTCGCCGAAACAGGGGATGTGATGCCTGAAATGACGGTGAGTCTGTCGCATGGCTTGCTGTCCCGTCTTTTTCAGAAAGCGGGTCGGCATTATCATCCTTTGCAGGATGATGTAGCTGATGTCCTGGAAGTTCTGGAAGTGGTGGCTGAGGAAGGTTAG
- a CDS encoding DUF692 domain-containing protein, translating to MIQDTTAIHTGALSREIPVAAGIGLRACHYRDFQNGKPPTAWVEAHSENLFAAGGLPHRVMHQVRSHYPVSLHGVGLSLGSADPLNKEHLQQLQQVISRYEPGLISEHLCWVSSEGRYLHDLLPIPYTEGMLQHVSDRIDQVQNVLQRQILIENVSAYLHFADNQMAEWAFLNALVGRTGCGLLLDINNLYVNSRNLGINSDEYLVNLQANAIHEIHLAGFSIETALGQEVFIDTHSQAVWPEVWTLYRRALQIIGRPIPTLIEWDTNIPPLAILLEEAQKAQHILEGIHA from the coding sequence ATGATCCAGGACACTACAGCAATTCACACTGGTGCCTTATCCAGGGAGATCCCAGTAGCTGCAGGGATTGGCCTACGTGCCTGCCATTATCGCGATTTCCAAAACGGCAAACCGCCAACGGCCTGGGTCGAGGCGCATAGTGAAAACCTGTTTGCTGCGGGTGGCTTGCCTCATAGAGTGATGCACCAGGTGCGCAGTCATTATCCCGTGAGTCTGCATGGCGTCGGTCTGTCTCTGGGAAGTGCGGACCCGTTGAATAAGGAACACCTCCAACAACTGCAGCAAGTGATCAGCCGTTATGAACCGGGACTGATTTCCGAACATCTCTGCTGGGTGTCATCGGAAGGACGCTATCTGCACGATTTATTACCCATACCGTATACCGAAGGCATGCTGCAGCATGTCAGTGATCGGATTGACCAGGTGCAGAATGTTCTGCAGCGCCAAATCCTGATCGAGAATGTTTCGGCCTATCTGCATTTTGCCGACAATCAGATGGCAGAATGGGCTTTTTTGAATGCCCTGGTAGGACGTACGGGGTGCGGGTTATTGCTGGATATCAACAATCTGTACGTCAACAGCCGGAATCTCGGAATAAATAGTGATGAGTATTTGGTAAATCTCCAAGCCAATGCCATCCATGAGATTCATTTGGCAGGATTTTCGATAGAAACTGCTTTAGGTCAGGAAGTGTTCATCGATACGCACAGCCAGGCAGTCTGGCCCGAAGTCTGGACGCTTTATCGACGGGCCCTGCAGATTATCGGCCGCCCAATCCCCACACTTATTGAATGGGATACGAACATTCCGCCACTTGCTATTCTGCTGGAGGAAGCTCAAAAAGCACAGCATATTTTGGAGGGGATCCATGCATGA